In Torulaspora globosa chromosome 1, complete sequence, a genomic segment contains:
- the YIM1 gene encoding Yim1p (ancestral locus Anc_2.373) — protein MVVNRAVTFISHSTPASLVQKELDLDTCYREDEIVVQVYAASLNPIDLLVHSFACWPFIGSYEKTYSRDYSGVIVKRGDKVDPKWKVGDKVNGLYNHLYGYHGSLTDYLVLNPKQQPAITHMPKPADSKYNDFVVNAAWPLVFGTAYTALFNYGQKLGPDSKILIIGASTSVSYAMLQIAKHEIGVKTVVGVCSSKSIDYNKRLGYDYLATYDQGPIVESVGKILVGDLNNEKFDLIFDSVGNSEFFPVMDKFLKPKKDNSYYISIAGDRKMDYSNPRLRDVFSTMARILRPFKSYNYAYFFLKPQSDYMDLGSKMITEGTYEPIIDSVYALKDFQAAIDKQKSNRAKGKLVIKVKDDL, from the coding sequence ATGGTTGTCAACAGAGCTGTTACTTTCATCAGCCATTCCACACCTGCTTCTCTGGTACAGAAAGAGCTGGACCTTGACACTTGCTATCGGGAGGATGAGATTGTTGTACAAGTGTATGCCGCCAGTTTGAACCCTATCGATTTACTAGTCCATTCTTTTGCCTGCTGGCCCTTTATTGGATCTTACGAAAAGACGTACTCTAGGGATTACAGTGGTGTCATCGTGAAGAGAGGCGACAAAGTCGACCCTAAATGGAAAGTTGGCGATAAAGTCAATGGGCTTTACAATCATTTATACGGCTACCACGGCTCTCTGACGGACTATCTAGTGCTGAACCCAAAGCAACAGCCAGCGATCACTCATATGCCGAAGCCTGCGGACTCCAAGTATAACGATTTCGTTGTCAATGCAGCATGGCCTTTAGTTTTTGGCACAGCTTACACTGCTCTTTTCAACTACGGACAGAAACTGGGACCGGACTCGAAGATACTGATCATTGGAGCTTCTACCTCTGTCTCTTATGCCATGCTTCAAATTGCCAAACATGAAATTGGAGTCAAGACAGTGGTAGGGGTTTGTTCAAGCAAATCGATCGATTATAACAAGAGGCTCGGATACGACTACCTTGCCACTTACGACCAGGGGCCCATAGTCGAAAGTGTCGGCAAGATATTGGTTGGCGACCTGAACAACGAGAAATTTGACCTGATTTTCGATTCCGTCGGCAACAGTGAATTTTTCCCCGTCATGGACAAATTCTTAAAGCCAAAGAAGGATAACTCGTACTACATTTCGATTGCGGGAGACAGAAAAATGGATTATTCCAACCCTAGACTAAGAGATGTCTTTTCTACCATGGCCAGAATATTGAGGCCTTTCAAATCATACAATTATGCCTATTTCTTCCTTAAACCACAATCAGACTACATGGACTTGGGCTCCAAGATGATAACCGAGGGCACCTACGAGCCTATCATCGACTCGGTTTATGCCCTGAAAGACTTCCAAGCAGCAATAGATAAGCAAAAATCCAATAGAGCCAAAGGTAAGCTTGTCATCAAAGTCAAGGACGACCTATAA
- the LUC7 gene encoding Luc7p (ancestral locus Anc_2.370) translates to MGVAAAEQKKLLEQLMGKESTHGRRNQSSFNNQRRNLGLHDPRICKSYLVGECPYDLFQGTKQSLGRCPQIHSAKFKIQYEKEKKRGVSFTEFEREYYAILAKFVNDCNGQIAVALKKLEHTPEEKEKIQQVTEELTVLDSRIGLMIQEIQSLLKANEVSQAMVQSIKLQAMQERRQEVAKKVRNITEKVGQSAQQKLQVCEVCGAYISRLDTDRRLADHFMGKIHLGYVKMRKDYELMRKRLNR, encoded by the coding sequence ATGGGAGTCGCCGCAGcggagcagaagaagctgctaGAGCAGCTTATGGGTAAAGAGTCCACTCATGGGCGCAGAAATCAGTCCTCTTTCAACAATCAACGAAGAAACCTGGGACTTCATGATCCCAGAATATGCAAGTCATACCTGGTAGGAGAATGCCCCTACGACCTATTCCAAGGCACCAAGCAATCTCTAGGCCGTTGTCCGCAGATTCATTCCGCTAAATTCAAGATACAGTacgagaaggaaaagaagagaggtGTGTCGTTCACTGAGTTCGAAAGGGAATACTATGCTATACTTGCAAAGTTCGTCAATGACTGTAACGGCCAGATTGCAGTTgctctgaagaaactggagcACACTCCcgaggagaaagaaaagattcaacagGTGACGGAAGAGCTGACTGTTTTGGACTCCAGGATCGGCCTCATGATACAAGAGATACAATCTTTACTAAAGGCCAATGAAGTGTCGCAAGCAATGGTTCAAAGTATCAAACTGCAGGCTATGCAGGAGAGAAGGCAGGAAGTTGCCAAAAAAGTGAGGAACATAACCGAGAAGGTAGGCCAAAGTGCACAGCAGAAACTACAGGTTTGCGAAGTATGCGGTGCTTATATATCCCGACTCGATACGGACAGAAGACTGGCAGACCATTTCATGGGGAAAATTCACCTGGGATACGTCAAGATGAGAAAGGACTACGAGCTAATGAGAAAAAGGTTAAACAGATAG
- the SRL4 gene encoding Srl4p (ancestral locus Anc_2.371) produces the protein MSRKLFSVANALYGLLGAGVTLEDGIGVLIMGGSSEGLGIEICLALAIDWNLYVVNVDTKDMEVILDDREAIIMDRNYSFVQCKDFTKPESVLEALTKVQALQLPLKLLINNMQHGLNTTFCPSFLLGNNAVSRLQEYTDSNVISVMVTTKYFMNVLVPQTRRLLNGKTSFYIINLTSILTLTTPGLAIEYISSKAALNRFHDGLTSELALSLDKSYFKTLLIFLPYVRDGHTWENVSTELCRQVIKHLKLGQRGCAKLHLGGYSSERWHGKIKENYRYKSGGWRPEWPS, from the coding sequence ATGTCAAGGAAGTTGTTCAGTGTTGCCAATGCATTGTATGGCCTCCTGGGAGCCGGTGTAACGCTAGAGGATGGGATCGGTGTCCTGATAATGGGTGGTTCTTCGGAGGGTTTAGGTATCGAAATCTGTTTGGCCTTGGCAATCGACTGGAATCTCTATGTGGTCAATGTGGACACAAAGGATATGGAAGTGATCCTGGATGACAGGGAAGCAATTATAATGGATAGAAACTACAGCTTTGTGCAGTGCAAGGATTTTACGAAGCCCGAATCTGTGCTGGAAGCACTGACGAAAGTGCAAGCACTGCAATTGCCCTTGAAATTACTCATCAACAATATGCAGCATGGCTTAAATACGACGTTCTGCCCTTCTTTCCTACTCGGGAACAATGCTGTCTCTAGATTACAGGAATATACCGATTCTAATGTCATTAGTGTCATGGTTACGACCAAGTATTTTATGAATGTGCTTGTCCCTCAGACAAGAAGACTTCTGAACGGAAAGACAAGTTTTTATATTATTAACTTGACCAGTATCCTAACTCTAACGACTCCGGGTCTTGCCATTGAGTATATTTCATCTAAGGCTGCGTTAAATCGGTTCCACGATGGCCTGACGTCTGAGCTAGCTTTGAGCCTGGACAAAAGCTACTTCAAGACATTGCTAATTTTCCTACCATATGTCAGGGATGGACATACATGGGAAAATGTGAGCACAGAGCTATGCCGACAAGTGATTAAGCATTTGAAGTTGGGGCAAAGAGGCTGCGCGAAGCTTCATCTTGGTGGGTACTCATCAGAAAGGTGGCACGgcaagatcaaagaaaattATCGATATAAATCAGGCGGATGGAGGCCTGAGTGGCCCAGCTAG
- the IMP1 gene encoding endopeptidase catalytic subunit IMP1 (ancestral locus Anc_2.374) — translation MTTIARTWGKTFSYAIRAVCFVHIVHNHVYEFTETRGESMLPTLAATNDYVHAIKKYKDGRGCQIGDCIVAVKPSDPDHRVCKRITGMPGDIILVDPSMKSKVFGSETVGNEKLHLPEDPIGCSEDYDESFDSYIKVPKGHVWVTGDNLSHSLDSRTYNALPMGLIKGKIVAANDFNEPFWGGSKGNFWGFRKIENIYVDEK, via the coding sequence ATGACGACCATTGCTCGAACCTGGGGCAAGACATTCTCGTATGCCATCCGAGCAGTTTGCTTTGTCCATATAGTACATAACCATGTGTACGAGTTCACTGAGACCAGGGGTGAATCAATGCTACCGACTCTGGCTGCCACCAACGACTATGTGCATGCCATAAAGAAATACAAGGATGGGAGAGGCTGCCAGATTGGAGATTGTATCGTTGCTGTGAAACCAAGCGATCCGGATCATCGCGTTTGTAAAAGAATCACAGGGATGCCCGGTGACATTATACTGGTCGATCCCAGCATGAAGTCTAAAGTGTTTGGTTCAGAGACAGTGGGCAACGAGAAGCTGCACTTACCGGAAGATCCAATCGGATGCTCAGAGGATTACGATGAGAGTTTTGATTCGTATATCAAGGTACCTAAAGGACATGTGTGGGTCACTGGCGACAACTTGTCACATTCGTTAGATTCAAGGACTTACAATGCGCTGCCTATGGGACTCATAAAAGGCAAAATTGTGGCAGCTAATGACTTCAATGAACCGTTTTGGGGTGGTTCCAAGGGTAATTTTTGGGGGTTCAGAAAGATTGAGAACATTTATGTCGATGAAAAATGA
- the SWP1 gene encoding dolichyl-diphosphooligosaccharide-protein glycotransferase (ancestral locus Anc_2.375), with protein MRLAGVLFAVCTLVSNCLALQARDAHLAFPNSGKRGIMIGKIDSNTQEMQKPLVIDNSTGEIDFSFAIEARDRPSQVALLLGLPERDLEVVMEPKVTEHGELIMYKFKIDQSTVPKALLYFAQAEEQPLTASVILAKPENHKNNVLASPFKIRVDLDEAVEYRRPARYGAKPEIIHEFNPEPKTAPWKLVQFFIILIALATFGLVIAWMSSGALNFNSVPTNFNVVYLLFFILSIIGFEYIFVRYYAGTSIFDTLFAVLYLAIPSLWLGTKFLRNFGETI; from the coding sequence ATGAGGTTGGCTGGCGTACTATTTGCCGTATGCACGCTGGTGTCTAATTGTCTGGCGTTACAGGCTAGAGACGCCCATTTGGCGTTCCCCAATTCGGGGAAGAGAGGTATCATGATTGGCAAGATCGATAGCAACACACAGGAGATGCAAAAACCACTTGTGATTGATAACTCTACTGGTGAGATAGACTTCAGTTTTGCCATTGAAGCTCGTGATAGGCCTTCGCAAGTAGCTTTGCTGCTGGGATTGCCCGAACGTGATTTGGAGGTGGTTATGGAACCAAAGGTTACGGAACATGGAGAGCTCATAATGTACAAGTTCAAGATCGACCAGTCGACGGTCCCGAAGGCGTTGCTGTATTTCGCGCAAGCCGAGGAGCAACCGCTGACCGCGTCTGTTATCCTAGCTAAACCTGAAAACCACAAGAACAATGTCCTTGCGTCGCCGTTCAAGATACGGGTGGATCTTGACGAAGCGGTTGAGTACAGGAGGCCCGCTCGGTACGGAGCTAAGCCGGAGATTATCCATGAGTTCAATCCCGAGCCAAAGACCGCCCCTTGGAAATTGGTCCagtttttcatcatcttgatcGCATTGGCCACTTTTGGTTTGGTGATCGCTTGGATGTCCTCCGGCGCGCTCAACTTCAACAGCGTGCCCACGAATTTCAACGTCGTGTACCTGCTCTTTTTCATTCTGTCCATAATTGGGTTTGAATATATCTTCGTCCGGTACTACGCTGGTACGAGTATCTTTGACACTTTGTTCGCTGTATTATACCTCGCAATTCCTTCGCTGTGGCTGGGTACCAAgtttttgagaaacttTGGCGAGACGATATAA
- the LDO16 gene encoding Ldo16p (ancestral locus Anc_2.376), with amino-acid sequence MALLSSLYFLTYFVVFVSMGFFASVFIVPLLTVSFVFASCVVIFGFLSDITFKFAQVIYFKTDHRLKSTLGKMGDHTTKADSRRPQVMKNYSSARLKSAHSFSQPSTATSAIARPLEVRPDQACG; translated from the coding sequence ATGGCGTTATTGTCGTCACTGTATTTTTTGACTTATTTTGTTGTGTTTGTATCGATGGGGTTTTTTGCGTCAGTGTTCATCGTTCCGCTGCTCACCGTGTCGTTTGTGTTTGCCTCGTGTGTGGTCATATTCGGGTTTCTCAGTGATATAACGTTCAAGTTTGCCCAGGTGATATATTTCAAGACGGACCACAGGCTGAAATCTACGCTGGGCAAGATGGGCGACCATACGACCAAGGCCGACAGCAGAAGGCCCCAGGTCATGAAGAATTACTCCTCGGCCAGACTCAAGAGCGCTCACTCCTTCTCACAACCGTCGACTGCGACCAGTGCCATCGCCAGGCCGTTAGAGGTTCGACCAGATCAGGCATGCGGGTAA
- a CDS encoding uncharacterized protein (ancestral locus Anc_2.377) encodes MGTVVNSRTRIRDRPFRSFPRHNGLNWDNEIFSVESSYNHRPGGGGGFGTLPVLGGSSDFKEQRVFKLEPIKETPGDHSTPELQVQDSALAETGARSPEIASLTAFKGNLRKRWTDKMCAITKKLDFLQSKMFDLIWVSILYLNYLYPQISRFVEYVSQGVPF; translated from the coding sequence ATGGGGACCGTGGTGAACTCTAGGACAAGGATAAGAGACAGACCGTTTCGGAGTTTTCCAAGACACAATGGATTGAACTGGGACAACGAGATTTTCAGCGTGGAGAGCAGTTATAACCACCGCCCCGGCGGGGGCGGTGGTTTTGGCACCTTGCCCGTGCTGGGCGGTTCGAGCGACTTCAAGGAACAGAGGGTCTTTAAACTGGAACCGATAAAAGAGACGCCTGGAGACCACTCGACTCCCGAGCTGCAAGTGCAAGACAGCGCTTTGGCCGAGACAGGTGCAAGGAGCCCCGAGATCGCCAGTCTGACCGCGTTCAAGGGCAATCTCAGGAAAAGATGGACCGACAAGATGTGTGCGAttacgaagaagctggatTTCTTGCAATCCAAGATGTTCGATCTCATCTGGGTGTCGATCCTATACCTCAACTACTTGTACCCCCAGATTTCCAGATTTGTTGAGTATGTTTCACAGGGTGTTCCTTTTTAA
- a CDS encoding uncharacterized protein (ancestral locus Anc_2.378) — translation MYDAILEGGRRELPWLLVDDSVLSPATAVARRPWSNHTHILCKIGMTTNRSVSARLQQWQHACKHPVVNLTPETVEPLLSTQRNRETTLSRLLSKLTISRSKTPTCRRELNVPSYKDGGFWVAARGSLSLPMVENAIHRHLWARLGQGLVYCYGCDSDGPKRHKEWFRLPISELPRLFRTVDSFCRGVSDS, via the coding sequence ATGTACGATGCAATTCTGGAGGGCGGCCGCCGCGAATTGCCCTGGCTACTGGTCGACGACTCCGTCCTGTCGCCGGCCACCGCGGTGGCCAGGCGACCCTGGAGCAACCATACCCACATCCTATGCAAGATCGGCATGACGACCAACAGGTCCGTGTCCGCGCGATTGCAGCAGTGGCAACACGCTTGCAAGCACCCGGTCGTAAACCTGACACCGGAAACAGTCGAACCGTTGCTGTCCACGCAGCGAAACCGCGAGACAACGCTATCAAGACTACTCAGCAAGCTCACAATCTCTCGCAGCAAGACACCAACCTGCCGGCGCGAACTCAACGTACCCTCCTACAAAGACGGCGGCTTCTGGGTCGCGGCGCGCGGATCACTGTCGCTTCCCATGGTAGAAAACGCAATACACAGACATCTATGGGCAAGGCTCGGACAGGGACTCGTCTACTGCTACGGATGCGATTCGGATGGTCCCAAGAGACACAAGGAGTGGTTCAGACTACCAATCTCCGAACTACCACGGCTGTTCCGCACAGTGGACTCTTTCTGCCGTGGCGTCTCCGATAGCTAG
- a CDS encoding carboxymethylenebutenolidase (ancestral locus Anc_2.379), translating into MLITENYHDVRTSYGSTLRIYVFTPRLTGYPCAKFPGVIVYSEIYQVTGPVRRFAQRIASEGYVVVAPAIYHNFVGPEPLTYDVEGTDRGNEFKIKKPLASYDEDNRLCCDLLQSLPHFDGKRIGATGMCLGGHLAFRALLDKRVSCATLFFPTDIHSKTLGLNKNDDSLERVSREATKDQELVLIFGTLDTHVPPAGRDLIRQSLREQCVNFTFLELNAAQHAFIRDESSKGRYDAAITQSCLGFMFEQFNRKLKVDLGEFAQDKENVEHVC; encoded by the coding sequence ATGTTGATTACGGAGAACTACCACGATGTCAGGACCTCTTACGGGTCCACTCTGAGGATCTACGTGTTCACGCCTAGGCTGACAGGCTACCCTTGCGCCAAGTTCCCCGGTGTGATAGTGTACAGCGAAATTTACCAAGTGACCGGTCCCGTACGTCGATTTGCACAGAGGATCGCGTCCGAGGGCTACGTCGTGGTGGCCCCCGCGATCTACCACAACTTTGTCGGCCCGGAGCCTCTGACCTACGACGTCGAGGGCACCGACAGGGGCAACGagttcaagatcaagaagccGCTGGCCTCGTACGACGAGGACAACAGGCTGTGTTGCGACTTGCTCCAGTCGCTGCCACACTTTGACGGCAAGAGGATCGGTGCCACCGGCATGTGTCTTGGGGGACACCTCGCTTTCAGAGCACTTCTCGACAAGCGTGTCTCGTGCGCAACGTTGTTCTTTCCGACAGACATTCACTCCAAGACGCTCGGCCTGAACAAGAACGACGATTCCCTCGAAAGGGTCTCGCGCGAAGCCACCAAGGACCAGGAGCTGGTGCTGATCTTCGGCACGCTGGACACACACGTCCCGCCAGCGGGAAGAGACCTGATCCGCCAGAGCCTCAGAGAGCAATGTGTCAATTTTACATTCCTCGAGCTGAACGCCGCACAGCACGCGTTCATCCGCGACGAGTCGAGCAAGGGCAGATACGACGCCGCAATCACCCAGAGCTGTCTGGGCTTTATGTTCGAGCAGTTCAACAGAAAGCTCAAGGTCGATCTCGGCGAGTTCGCCCAGGACAAGGAGAACGTCGAGCACGTCTGCTGA
- the TIF34 gene encoding translation initiation factor eIF3 subunit i (ancestral locus Anc_2.380) translates to MRPIMLVGHERPLTQVKYNREGDLVFTCSKDNVASVWYSINGERLGTLEGHTGTIWSIDVDRYTQCCVTGSADYSIKVWNVCNGQNVHTWSSPVPVKRVEFSPCGNYILAILDDVMKYVGSINVYQLKRDPQTNEILEFVQDPVHCITTQDGLAAASVAGWSAEGRYIIAGHKDGKVSKYNTKTYEFEGAIELHSSNVSDIQFSPDRSYFITSSRDSNAYIVDVATLQVLKRYEADCPLNSACVTPLKEFVILGGGQAARDVTTTSAREGKFEARFYHKIFEEEIGRVKGHFGPLNYVAVSPQGTSYTSGSEDGFVRIHHFEKSYYDFKYEVEKAAEAKEHMQLAA, encoded by the coding sequence ATGAGACCTATCATGCTGGTGGGACACGAGCGTCCCCTTACACAGGTAAAGTACAACAGAGAGGGCGATCTGGTATTCACTTGTTCCAAGGACAACGTCGCAAGCGTATGGTACTCGATCAACGGCGAGAGGCTCGGCACGCTCGAGGGCCACACCGGTACCATCTGGTCGATAGACGTGGACCGCTACACCCAGTGCTGCGTCACCGGTAGCGCCGACTACAGCATCAAGGTGTGGAACGTCTGCAACGGGCAGAACGTGCACACGTGGTCGTCGCCCGTGCCCGTCAAGAGAGTCGAATTCAGTCCCTGTGGAAACTACATCCTGGCGATCCTCGACGACGTGATGAAGTACGTCGGCTCCATCAACGTCTACCAACTCAAGAGAGACCCGCAAACCAACGAGATCCTCGAGTTTGTGCAGGACCCGGTGCATTGCATCACCACCCAGGACGGCCTCGCGGCCGCCTCGGTCGCCGGCTGGTCCGCCGAGGGCCGCTACATCATCGCCGGCCACAAGGACGGCAAAGTCAGCAAGTACAACACCAAGACATACGAGTTCGAGGGCGCCATCGAGCTCCACTCCTCCAACGTCAGCGACATCCAGTTCTCCCCCGACCGCTCATACTTCATCACCTCCTCCAGAGACTCCAACGCCTACATCGTCGACGTCGCCACGCTGCAGGTGCTCAAGCGCTACGAGGCCGACTGCCCGCTCAACAGCGCCTGCGTTACCCCGCTCAAGGAGTTTGTCATACTCGGCGGCGGCCAGGCCGCCCGAGACgtcaccaccaccagcgCCCGCGAGGGGAAGTTCGAGGCCCGCTTCTACcacaagatcttcgagGAGGAGATCGGCAGAGTCAAGGGTCACTTCGGCCCCCTCAACTACGTCGCCGTCAGCCCCCAGGGTACCTCCTACACCTCGGGCAGCGAAGACGGCTTTGTCCGCATACATCACTTCGAGAAATCCTACTACGACTTCAAGTACGAGGTCGAAAAGGCCGCCGAGGCAAAGGAGCACATGCAACTCGCCGCTTAA
- a CDS encoding uncharacterized protein (ancestral locus Anc_2.381) — MARGNQRELARQKNLKKQQENGKNQKKTGDPKKRMESDAEILRKKQAAADERKEAERAAQLKSKR, encoded by the coding sequence ATGGCTAGAGGCAATCAGAGGGAGCTCGCAAGacagaagaatctgaagaaacagcaggagAACGGCAAGAACCAGAAGAAGACGGGAGATCCGAAGAAACGGATGGAATCCGATGCGGAGATcttgaggaagaagcaggcgGCTGCAGATGAACGCAAAGAGGCCGAGAGGGCAGCCCAACTAAAGAGTAAGAGATAG
- a CDS encoding uncharacterized protein (ancestral locus Anc_2.382): MFGGSARLAAVRSRAVSRRAFSVGPRALQQQQPAAAVVAGKGSFFKRAGKAALKLTLLSGLLGTAYVSYHLYREKNPAPQKPQTATFSNGSPRKTLVILGSGWGAVSLLKNLDTTLYNVVVVSPRNYFLFTPLLPSTPVGTIELKSIVEPVRSIARRAPGEVHYYEAEALDVDPQNKTVKIKSVNEDYEYEMDLKYDYLVNGVGAQPTTFGIPGVVENSSFLKEISDAQEIRMKIMTSIEKAATLSPNDPERSRLLSFVVVGGGPTGVEFAAELRDYVDQDLSKWMPELSKEIKVTLVEALPNILNMFDKTLVDYAQDLFKRDRIDLRLNTMVKNVDKTHITAKCGDDVAKMPYGVLVWATGNAPREVSKKLMTKLEEQNSRRGLLIDDKLQLLGAQGSIFAVGDCTFYPGLFPTAQVAHQEGEYLAKVFKKLYKIDQLKWEIAQGKGNASQLESKLARLQNQIEPFHYHHMGALAYIGSEKAIADLAVGESKYRSAGSFTFLFWKSAYLAMCLSFRNRVLVAMDWAKVYFLGRDSSV; the protein is encoded by the coding sequence ATGTTTGGAGGTTCGGCTAGGTTGGCGGCGGTCAGGTCGCGCGCGGTGTCGAGAAGAGCGTTCAGTGTTGGACCAAGAGCGTtgcaacaacagcagcctgcggctgctgttgttgctggCAAGggctctttcttcaagagagCCGGTAAGGCGGCTTTGAAGTTGACTTTGTTGTCTGGGTTGCTGGGTACCGCGTACGTTTCGTACCATTTGTACCGGGAGAAAAACCCGGCTCCGCAGAAGCCACAGACCGCCACGTTCAGCAACGGGTCTCCTCGTAAGACTTTGGTGATTCTCGGTTCCGGCTGGGGCGCGGTGTCTCTTTTGAAAAACCTGGATACAACACTGTACAATGTGGTTGTTGTGTCTCCCAGAAACTACTTCTTGTTCACGCCGCTGTTGCCCTCGACGCCCGTCGGTACCATCGAGCTGAAGTCTATCGTGGAGCCCGTCAGGAGCATCGCTAGAAGAGCTCCCGGCGAGGTCCACTACTACGAGGCCGAGGCTCTCGATGTGGATCCGCAGAACAAGACCgtcaagatcaagtctGTGAACGAGGACTACGAATACGAGATGGACTTGAAATACGATTATTTGGTTAACGGTGTTGGTGCTCAGCCAACTACTTTTGGTATCCCAGGTGTGGTGGAAAACTCGTcgttcttgaaagagatctcGGACGCGCAGGAGATCAGGATGAAAATCATGACTAGTATCGAGAAGGCTGCCACTTTGTCGCCAAACGACCCGGAGCGGAGCAGATTGTTGAGTTTCGTTGTTGTTGGCGGCGGTCCAACCGGTGTTGAGTTTGCCGCTGAGTTGAGAGACTACGTCGACCAGGACTTGAGCAAATGGATGCCCGAATTGAGTAAAGAGATCAAGGTGACCCTTGTCGAGGCGTTGCCAAACATCTTGAACATGTTCGACAAGACCCTTGTCGACTATGCTCAGGACTTGTTCAAACGTGATAGAATTGACCTCAGACTGAACACCATGGTTAAGAACGTCGACAAGACCCACATCACCGCCAAATGTGGCGACGATGTGGCAAAGATGCCATACGGTGTCCTTGTGTGGGCTACTGGTAACGCGCCAAGAGAGGtctccaagaaattgatGACCAAGTTGGAAGAACAGAACTCCAGACGCGGACTGCTTATCGACGACAAATTGCAGCTGCTAGGTGCGCAAGGTTCCATCTTTGCCGTTGGTGACTGTACTTTCTACCCAGGTTTGTTCCCAACCGCACAAGTGGCTCACCAGGAAGGTGAGTACCTCGCCAAGgtgttcaagaagctcTACAagattgatcaattgaagtGGGAAATCGCCCAAGGTAAGGGAAACGCTTCCCAACTTGAATCCAAACTGGCCAGATTGCAGAACCAAATCGAACCATTCCACTACCACCACATGGGTGCTCTTGCCTACATCGGCTCCGAGAAAGCCATCGCCGATCTTGCCGTCGGCGAGTCCAAGTACAGATCTGCAGGTTCCTTCACCTTTTTGTTCTGGAAGTCCGCCTACTTGGCCATGTGTCTATCCTTCAGAAACAGAGTTCTTGTCGCCATGGACTGGGCTAAGGTCTACTTCCTGGGCAGAGACTCTTCCGTTTAA